A stretch of Heptranchias perlo isolate sHepPer1 chromosome 1, sHepPer1.hap1, whole genome shotgun sequence DNA encodes these proteins:
- the LOC137321420 gene encoding uncharacterized protein yields MLFKSAIGAAPKIMRNAGAGESPKIMENAGTRESPEIVGVGAGESPKIMGNVGAGESPKIMGNVSAGESPEIVGNVGAEESPEIVGNVGAGESPEIVGNVGAEESPEIVGNVGAGESPETVGNVGAGESPKIMGNASAGESPKIIGNVGAGESPEIVGNAGAGESPEIVGNAGAGESPEIVGNAGAGESPEIVGNVGAGESPEIVGNAGAGESPEIVGNAGAGESPEIVGNVGAGESPEIVGNAGAGESPEIVGNAGAGESPEIVGNVSAGESPKIMGNVNAEESPEIVGNAGAGESPKIMGNVGAGESPEIVGNVSAGESPKIMGNVNAEESPEIVGNAGAGESPKIMGNVGAGESPEIMGNAGAGESSKIMGNVNAEESPEIVGNGGAGESPEIVGNAGAWEFPEIVGNVGAGESPEIVGNASAGESPEIVGNASAGESPEIVGNVGAGESPEIVGMPGLRRP; encoded by the coding sequence ATGCTTTTTAAATCAGCAATTGGGGCGGCCCCAAAGATCATGAGGAATGCCGGTGCTGGAGAATCCCCAAAAATCATGGAGAATGCCGGTACTCGGGAATCCCCAGAGATTGTgggggtcggtgctggggaaTCCCCAAAGATCATGGGGAATGTCGGTGCTGGGGAATCCCCAAAAATCATGGGGAACGTCAGTGCTGGGGAATCCCCAGAGATTGTGGGGAATGTCGGTGCTGAGGAATCCCCAGAGATTGTGGGGAATGTCGGTGCTGGGGAATCCCCAGAGATTGTGGGGAATGTCGGTGCTGAGGAATCCCCAGAGATTGTGGGGAATGTCGGTGCTGGGGAATCCCCAGAGACTGTGGGGAATGTCGGTGCTGGGGAATCCCCAAAGATCATGGGGAATGCCAGTGCTGGGGAATCCCCAAAAATCATTGGGAATGTCGGTGCTGGGGAATCCCCAGAGATTGTGGGGAATGCCGGTGCTGGGGAATCCCCAGAGATTGTGGGGAATGCCGGTGCTGGGGAATCCCCAGAGATTGTGGGGAATGCCGGTGCTGGGGAATCCCCAGAGATTGTGGGGAATGTCGGTGCTGGGGAATCCCCAGAGATTGTGGGGAATGCCGGTGCTGGGGAATCCCCAGAGATTGTGGGGAATGCCGGTGCTGGGGAATCCCCAGAGATTGTGGGGAATGTCGGTGCTGGGGAATCCCCAGAGATTGTGGGGAATGCCGGTGCTGGGGAATCCCCAGAGATTGTGGGGAATGCCGGTGCTGGGGAATCCCCAGAGATTGTGGGGAATGTCAGTGCTGGTGAATCCCCAAAAATCATGGGGAATGTCAATGCTGAGGAATCCCCAGAGATTGTGGGGAATGCCGGTGCTGGGGAATCCCCAAAAATCATGGGGAATGTCGGTGCTGGGGAATCCCCAGAGATTGTGGGGAATGTCAGTGCTGGTGAATCCCCAAAAATCATGGGGAATGTCAATGCTGAGGAATCCCCAGAGATTGTGGGGAATGCCGGTGCTGGGGAATCCCCAAAAATCATGGGGAATGTCGGTGCTGGGGAATCCCCAGAGATCATGGGGAATGCTGGTGCTGGTGAATCCTCAAAAATCATGGGGAATGTCAATGCTGAGGAATCCCCAGAGATTGTGGGGAATGGAGGTGCTGGGGAATCCCCAGAGATTGTGGGGAATGCTGGTGCTTGGGAATTCCCAGAGATTGTGGGGAATGTTGGTGCTGGGGAATCCCCAGAGATTGTGGGGAATGCCAGTGCTGGGGAATCCCCAGAGATTGTGGGGAATGCCAGTGCTGGGGAATCCCCAGAGATTGTGGGGAACGTTGGTGCTGGGGAATCCCCAGAGATTGTGGGAATGCCAGGGTTGAGGAGGCCCTAG